The Pseudomonas sp. TH06 genome has a window encoding:
- the nuoJ gene encoding NADH-quinone oxidoreductase subunit J → MEFAFYFASGIAVVSTLRVVTNTNPVHALLYLIISLIAVAMTFFALGAPFAGVLEVIAYAGAIMVLFVFVVMMLNLGPASVQQERNWLKPGIWAGPVILAALLLAELLYVLFAHQSGQAIGHTTVDAKAVGISLFGPYLLVVELASMLLLAAAVTAFHLGRNEAKE, encoded by the coding sequence ATGGAATTCGCTTTCTATTTCGCATCGGGTATCGCGGTTGTGTCCACGCTTCGCGTGGTCACCAACACCAACCCTGTGCACGCCCTGCTCTACCTGATCATCTCGTTGATCGCCGTGGCCATGACCTTCTTCGCACTCGGCGCACCGTTCGCCGGCGTGCTGGAAGTGATCGCCTACGCCGGCGCCATCATGGTGCTGTTCGTGTTCGTGGTGATGATGCTGAACCTCGGCCCGGCCTCGGTTCAGCAAGAACGCAACTGGCTCAAGCCCGGCATCTGGGCCGGGCCGGTGATTCTCGCAGCCTTGCTGCTGGCCGAACTGCTGTATGTGCTGTTCGCTCACCAGAGCGGTCAGGCCATCGGCCACACCACCGTAGACGCGAAAGCCGTGGGCATCAGCCTGTTCGGCCCGTACCTGCTGGTGGTCGAACTCGCCTCGATGCTGCTGCTCGCCGCAGCCGTCACGGCGTTCCATTTGGGCCGTAACGAGGCGAAGGAGTAA
- the nuoI gene encoding NADH-quinone oxidoreductase subunit NuoI: MFKYIGDIVKGTGTQLRSLVMVFGHGFRKRDTLQYPEEPVYLPPRYRGRIVLTRDPDGEERCVACNLCAVACPVGCISLQKAETEDGRWYPDFFRINFSRCIFCGLCEEACPTTAIQLTPDFEMAEFKRQDLVYEKEDLLISGPGKNPDYNFYRVAGMAIAGKPKGAAQNEAEPINVKSLLP; this comes from the coding sequence ATGTTCAAATATATTGGCGACATCGTTAAGGGTACTGGTACCCAGTTGCGCAGCCTGGTCATGGTCTTCGGCCATGGCTTTCGCAAGCGCGACACCCTGCAATATCCGGAAGAGCCGGTCTACCTGCCGCCACGCTACCGTGGCCGTATCGTCCTGACCCGCGACCCCGATGGCGAAGAGCGTTGCGTAGCCTGCAACCTGTGCGCCGTGGCTTGCCCGGTCGGTTGCATCTCGCTGCAGAAAGCTGAAACCGAAGACGGTCGCTGGTACCCGGACTTCTTCCGTATCAACTTCTCGCGCTGCATTTTCTGCGGTCTCTGCGAGGAAGCCTGTCCGACCACCGCAATCCAGTTGACTCCGGATTTCGAGATGGCCGAGTTCAAACGTCAGGACCTGGTGTACGAGAAAGAAGATCTGTTGATCTCCGGCCCCGGCAAAAACCCTGATTACAACTTCTATCGTGTTGCAGGTATGGCAATCGCTGGCAAGCCGAAAGGCGCTGCGCAGAACGAAGCCGAACCGATCAACGTGAAGAGCTTGCTGCCTTAA